The Arachis duranensis cultivar V14167 chromosome 2, aradu.V14167.gnm2.J7QH, whole genome shotgun sequence genome has a window encoding:
- the LOC107474494 gene encoding pentatricopeptide repeat-containing protein At1g80270, mitochondrial isoform X2, which yields MWALRRASIRLSLRSQGFSLGASTAIKLMPAAVEDGAGISGSFQITRSKVLSTMTCYHAGHSSPKFTMSRRELSSQADANSTNNDDDLDEALSYELQTQGINDEVETDFGDDDEDFKKSHDEMELSDIEIDPKKSPRSKRLSKIFTAIIKAPGLSVRSALDKWIEEGKDISRQEISLALVNLRRRKMYGRALQLFEWLELNKKLEFLEQDYASRLDLIAKLRGLPMAEKFIDSVPKSFRRELLYRTLLANYVSQNKLNKAEATFNRMKDLDLPRTTFACNQMLLLYKRVDKKKIADVLLLMENENVKPSTLTYKILIDTKGSNDIAGMEEIVETMKTEGIEPDLQTQAALARHYISAGLNERAEAILKEMEGENVKKKQWVCPTLLCLYAKLGKADEVERIWKVCESSPRIEDCMSAVEAWGALNKIDKAEEIFEFMSKKWKLSSGNYNVLLKVYLNHNMLLKGKDLVKRMLDSGCKVNLLTYNALVKLHVQAGEVEKANTLLQTAIQQNRNKPLFDTFMAIMEEYAKSGDIHNAEKIFYQMRKAGYISRFTQYQVLIQAYINAKQPAYGISERMKADNIFPNKAMSKQLVQMNPFEKTAVLALLD from the exons ATGTGGGCTCTTCGTCGAGCTTCCATTCGTCTTAGTCTCAG GAGCCAAGGATTTAGTCTAGGAGCATCTACTGCTATCAAGCTAATGCCAGCTGCTGTGGAAGATGGGGCTGGTATCAGTGGATCTTTTCAAATAACACGAAGCAAAGTTCTGTCAACAATGACATGTTATCATGCAGGTCATTCTTCCCCCAAATTTACTATGAGCAGACGTGAACTTTCGTCACAAGCTGATGCAAATAGTACGAACAATGACGATGATTTGGATGAAGCGCTGTCGTATGAGCTGCAGACACAAGGGATTAATGATGAAGTTGAGACTGACTTCGGCGATGATGATGAGGATTTTAAGAAATCACACGATGAGATGGAGTTATCTGACATTGAGATTGATCCAAAAAAATCACCACGTAGTAAGCGTCTGTCAAAAATATTCACGGCGATTATTAAAGCTCCAGGATTGTCTGTTCGTTCGGCTTTGGATAAGTGGATTGAAGAAGGGAAAGACATTAGTAGACAAGAAATCTCACTGGCCTTGGTTAATCTCCGGAGGCGTAAAATGTATGGGAGGGCTTTGCAG CTCTTCGAGTGGCTAGAGTTAAACAAGAAGCTTGAATTCTTAGAGCAGGATTATGCTTCTCGACTTGATTTGATTGCTAAATTACGTGGTCTGCCAATGGCAGAGAAATTTATTGACAGTGTTCCAAAGTCTTTCAGAAGGGAGTTGTTATACCGAACTTTACTTGCTAATTATGTTAGTCAGAACAAGTTGAATAAGGCTGAGGCAACATTCAATAGAATGAAGGACTTGGATCTACCTCGTACAACATTTGCTTGTAACCAAATGCTTCTTTTGTATAAGAGGGTtgacaagaagaagatagcagATGTGTTATTGTTGATGGAAAATGAGAATGTCAAACCTTCTACGCTTACCTATAAAATTTTGATAGACACAAAAGGGTCCAATGATATTGCTGGGATGGAGGAAATTGTGGAGACAATGAAGACAGAAGGCATTGAACCAGACTTGCAAACACAAGCAGCCTTGGCTAGACATTACATCTCTGCTGGGCTTAATGAAAGAGCCGAAGCTATATTGAAGGAGATGGAAGGTGAAAACGTGAAAAAGAAACAATGGGTTTGCCCTACTTTGCTCTGCCTTTATGCAAAGTTGGGAAAGGCTGACGAAGTAGAGAGAATTTGGAAGGTCTGTGAATCTAGCCCTCGAATTGAGGACTGCATGAGTGCAGTTGAAGCATGGGGAGCATTAAACAAAATTGATAAAGCAGAGGAAATTTTTGAGTTTATGTCGAAGAAATGGAAACTCTCTTCTGGTAACTATAATGTACTCCTGAAGGTTTATCTTAATCATAATATGCTATTGAAGGGTAAAGATCTTGTTAAGCGAATGTTAGATAGCGGCTGCAAAGTTAACCTATTGACATACAATGCTCTTGTCAAACTTCATGTCCAAGCTGGGGAAGTAGAAAAGGCAAACACTCTCTTGCAGACCGCAATCCAGCAGAACCGAAACAAGCCATTGTTTGATACTTTCATGGCTATTATGGAAGAGTATGCGAAGAGCGGCGACATTCATAATGCAGAAAAGATTTTCTACCAAATGAGGAAAGCTGGCTACATTTCTCGATTCACTCAGTATCAAGTTCTAATCCAAGCGTACATAAATGCCAAGCAGCCAGCATATGGAATCAGTGAGCGGATGAAAGCCGATAACATATTTCCAAACAAAGCTATGTCTAAGCAATTAGTTCAAATGAACCCATTTGAGAAAACTGCAGTTTTGGCATTGCTTGATTAA